Proteins from a genomic interval of Nostoc sp. TCL240-02:
- a CDS encoding Uma2 family endonuclease: MVTTPVSSITFEEYLTYDDGSDFNYELVDGKLELMNPPTIEHFLIAKFLEQLLDTEIKRCSSPWLCFRESGVRTGRNKSRLTDLCVVTVEQARELLNASAVFQSPPLLIVEVVSPESVKRDYRYKRSEYAALEVSEYWIVDPLEAKISVLLLEEGFYEETVFTATQEIGSRTFPELAIAVDRVFATGNLN, from the coding sequence ATGGTAACAACTCCAGTAAGCAGCATCACGTTTGAGGAGTACTTAACTTATGATGATGGTAGCGATTTCAATTATGAATTGGTGGATGGCAAGCTAGAGCTAATGAACCCACCTACTATTGAACATTTCCTGATTGCCAAATTTCTTGAGCAATTACTAGATACAGAAATTAAACGTTGTAGCTCACCTTGGCTGTGTTTTCGAGAAAGTGGGGTGAGAACAGGGAGAAATAAATCTAGGTTGACTGATTTGTGTGTGGTGACAGTAGAGCAAGCCAGAGAATTGTTGAATGCCTCAGCAGTATTTCAGTCACCCCCGTTACTAATTGTCGAGGTAGTCAGTCCAGAGTCGGTTAAACGAGATTATCGTTATAAAAGGTCTGAATATGCGGCCTTAGAGGTTTCTGAATATTGGATTGTAGACCCACTCGAAGCAAAAATTTCAGTATTATTACTGGAAGAGGGATTTTACGAAGAAACAGTTTTTACCGCCACCCAGGAAATTGGATCACGGACTTTTCCAGAATTAGCGATCGCAGTCGATCGAGTGTTCGCTACCGGAAATCTAAATTAG